One segment of Carya illinoinensis cultivar Pawnee chromosome 1, C.illinoinensisPawnee_v1, whole genome shotgun sequence DNA contains the following:
- the LOC122291754 gene encoding NAC domain-containing protein 83-like — protein MAVNNDRYFFVKREPVSRNGNGKRIKRDLEGDSDGGWWKANTGDMEIKDSEGHLVGCMKSLTFFKCKNKERIRKEATKTDWIMHEYRLASDSQFQSWTLCRIRYRGHDHVQQGPRTDPSTSEQAFLDTRITDINPSSDQLQASSGTGRSGTSDPSWELVSRPEAHDDEIDAILNLPPDKFQAFLESVLVLI, from the exons ATGGCCGTGAACAATGACCGATACTTTTTTGTGAAGAGAGAGCCAGTATCTAGAAACGGTAATGGGAAGAGAATCAAAAGGGATCTGGAAGGGGATTCTGATGGAGGTTGGTGGAAGGCCAACACCGGAGACATGGAAATTAAAGACTCGGAGGGCCACCTCGTGGGTTGCATGAAGTCGCTCACCTTCTTTAAATGCAAAAACAAAGAACGAATTCGGAAAGAGGCAACCAAAACCGACTGGATTATGCACGAATACAGGCTAGCTTCCGATTCTCAA TTTCAAAGCTGGACTTTATGCCGAATAAGGTACCGTGGTCATGATCATGTGCAGCAAGGTCCGAGGACTGACCCATCAACATCGGAACAAGCATTTTTGGATACGAGGATCACAGATATTAATCCGTCGTCGGATCAATTACAAGCATCATCGGGTACGGGCCGGAGTGGTACTTCTGATCCATCATGGGAACTAGTTTCTCGGCCAGAAGCGCACGATGATGAAATCGATGCCATTCTTAATCTCCCCCCAGATAAATTTCAAGCATTCCTGGAGAGTGTTTTAGTGCTAATTTGA